A single Rubrivivax gelatinosus IL144 DNA region contains:
- the puhE gene encoding putative photosynthetic complex assembly protein PuhE produces MLSVAIPVLFAVFVWWFSTGLILLLDGLPRKTFRWSLVISTALAATAFAALVHTAGNTTPADAYCAFTCALLVWGWHELAFLTGWITGPRKTATPAGASTWTRFVHAIQAILWHEIAIISVGVAIVAVTWGEPNQVGTWTYIVLWTMRASAKLNLFLGVRNLSEEFLPEHLKYLVSFFRRRAMNLLFPISVTVPTIVAGLMVNEALLPGTAPAMHVGLLLVATMLGMAVIEHWMMVLPLPVAALWRWALRSREPGEPHDPPPLLVPPSDNNLLHAR; encoded by the coding sequence ATGCTGAGCGTGGCGATCCCGGTGCTGTTTGCGGTGTTCGTCTGGTGGTTCAGCACCGGGCTGATCCTGTTGCTGGACGGGCTGCCGCGGAAGACCTTCCGCTGGAGCCTGGTCATCTCGACGGCGCTCGCCGCGACGGCGTTCGCCGCGCTGGTGCACACCGCGGGCAACACGACGCCGGCGGACGCCTACTGCGCCTTCACCTGCGCGCTGCTGGTCTGGGGCTGGCACGAGCTGGCCTTCCTGACCGGCTGGATCACCGGCCCGCGCAAGACCGCCACGCCGGCCGGCGCCAGCACCTGGACACGCTTCGTGCACGCCATCCAGGCCATCCTGTGGCACGAGATCGCCATCATCAGCGTCGGTGTCGCCATCGTCGCCGTCACCTGGGGGGAGCCCAACCAGGTCGGCACCTGGACCTACATCGTGCTCTGGACGATGCGCGCCAGCGCCAAGCTCAACCTGTTCCTGGGCGTGCGCAACCTGAGCGAGGAGTTCCTGCCGGAGCACCTGAAGTACCTCGTCAGCTTCTTCCGCCGCCGGGCGATGAACCTGCTGTTCCCGATCTCGGTGACGGTGCCGACGATCGTCGCCGGCCTGATGGTCAACGAAGCGCTGCTGCCGGGCACCGCGCCGGCGATGCACGTCGGCCTGCTGCTCGTCGCGACGATGCTCGGCATGGCCGTGATCGAACACTGGATGATGGTCCTGCCGCTGCCGGTCGCCGCGCTGTGGCGCTGGGCCCTGCGTTCGCGCGAGCCGGGGGAGCCGCACGATCCCCCGCCGTTGCTCGTGCCCCCTTCCGACAACAACCTGCTCCATGCCCGCTGA
- the acsF gene encoding magnesium-protoporphyrin IX monomethyl ester (oxidative) cyclase produces the protein MLATPTIESPEEAARRAKESTLLSPRFYTTDYAAMNAIDVSSIRAEWDAMLAEYEGDNNHDHFQRTPEFPQEVAERFSQVSPELRQEFLDFLVSSVTSEFSGCVLYNEIQKNVENPDVKALMRYMARDESRHAGFINQALRDFGLGIDLGGLKRTKAYTYFKPKYIFYATYLSEKIGYARYITIYRQLERHPDKRFHPIFRWFERWCNDEFRHGESFALILRAHPHLITGPNLLWVRFFLLAVYATMYVRDHMRPLLHEAMGLESTDYDYRVFQITNEISKQVFPISLDIDHPAFRAGMERLVHVKTKVDAAKARGGLVGRLQQAAWAAAGAATFARMYLIPVRRHALPAQVRMAPAW, from the coding sequence ATGCTCGCGACCCCGACGATCGAATCACCCGAAGAGGCCGCCCGCCGGGCCAAGGAGAGCACGCTCCTGAGCCCGCGCTTCTACACCACGGACTACGCCGCGATGAACGCGATCGACGTCTCGTCGATCCGCGCGGAGTGGGACGCGATGCTGGCCGAGTACGAGGGCGACAACAACCACGACCACTTCCAGCGCACGCCCGAGTTCCCGCAGGAAGTGGCCGAACGTTTTTCGCAGGTGTCGCCGGAGCTGCGCCAGGAGTTCCTGGACTTCCTGGTGTCGTCGGTGACGTCCGAGTTCTCCGGCTGCGTTCTCTACAACGAGATCCAGAAGAACGTCGAGAACCCCGACGTCAAGGCGCTGATGCGCTACATGGCGCGCGACGAGTCGCGCCACGCCGGGTTCATCAACCAGGCGCTGCGCGACTTCGGCCTGGGCATCGACCTGGGCGGCCTGAAGCGAACCAAGGCCTACACCTACTTCAAGCCGAAGTACATCTTCTACGCGACCTACCTGTCCGAGAAGATCGGCTACGCGCGCTACATCACGATCTACCGCCAGCTCGAACGCCACCCCGACAAGCGTTTCCACCCGATCTTTCGCTGGTTCGAACGCTGGTGCAACGACGAATTCCGCCACGGCGAGTCGTTCGCGCTGATCCTGCGTGCGCATCCGCACCTGATCACGGGCCCGAACCTGCTGTGGGTGCGGTTCTTCCTGCTGGCCGTGTACGCGACGATGTACGTGCGCGACCACATGCGGCCCCTGCTGCACGAGGCGATGGGGCTCGAGTCGACCGATTACGACTACCGCGTCTTCCAGATCACCAACGAGATCTCCAAGCAGGTCTTCCCGATCTCGCTGGACATCGACCATCCGGCGTTCCGCGCCGGCATGGAGCGCCTGGTGCACGTGAAGACCAAGGTGGATGCCGCCAAGGCGCGCGGCGGCCTCGTCGGCCGCCTGCAGCAGGCGGCGTGGGCCGCGGCCGGTGCCGCGACCTTCGCCCGCATGTACCTGATCCCGGTGCGCCGTCACGCGCTGCCGGCCCAGGTGCGCATGGCCCCGGCATGGTGA
- a CDS encoding phytoene/squalene synthase family protein → MPADLRVSSELQACRELMRGGSKSFFAASLLLPQRVRTPATALYAFCRVADDAVDLSGDPHAAMDELRTRLDAVYAGTPAPIAADRALASTVHRYGVPRVLLDALLEGFLWDADGRRYDTIADVEAYGARVAGTVGAAMALIMGVRSPQALARACELGVAMQFTNIARDVGEDARNGRLYLPREWLVEAGLDVDAWLQNPVHCPEVAQTVRRLLRAADELYERSEHGIAALPRDCRPAIRAARLVYAEIGRMLERQGLDSVNHRVVVPARRKAALMARAASAAFNTPGRAYISMPPLPAIQYLVDASVAAPAPTVPHRPPQRSFDERIGWVIELMERQAARRGV, encoded by the coding sequence ATGCCCGCTGACCTGCGCGTCTCGTCCGAGTTGCAGGCCTGCCGCGAACTGATGCGCGGCGGCTCGAAGTCCTTCTTCGCCGCGTCGCTGCTGCTGCCGCAGCGCGTGCGCACGCCGGCCACGGCGCTGTACGCGTTCTGCCGCGTCGCCGACGACGCCGTCGACCTGAGCGGCGACCCGCACGCCGCGATGGACGAGCTGCGCACGCGGCTGGACGCGGTCTACGCCGGCACGCCGGCGCCGATCGCCGCCGACCGCGCGCTGGCCAGCACCGTGCACCGCTACGGCGTGCCGCGCGTGCTGCTCGACGCGCTGCTCGAAGGTTTCCTCTGGGACGCCGACGGCCGGCGCTACGACACCATCGCCGACGTCGAGGCCTACGGTGCCCGCGTCGCCGGCACCGTCGGCGCGGCGATGGCGCTGATCATGGGCGTGCGCTCGCCGCAGGCCCTGGCGCGCGCCTGCGAGCTCGGCGTCGCGATGCAGTTCACCAACATCGCGCGCGACGTCGGCGAGGACGCGCGCAACGGCCGCCTGTACCTGCCGCGCGAATGGCTGGTCGAAGCCGGCCTGGACGTCGACGCCTGGCTGCAGAACCCGGTGCACTGCCCCGAGGTCGCGCAGACCGTGCGCCGGCTGCTGCGCGCCGCCGACGAGCTGTACGAACGTTCGGAGCACGGCATCGCCGCCCTGCCCCGCGACTGCCGCCCGGCGATCCGCGCCGCGCGCCTGGTCTACGCCGAGATCGGCCGCATGCTGGAGCGCCAGGGCCTGGACTCGGTGAACCACCGCGTCGTCGTGCCGGCGCGCCGCAAGGCCGCGCTGATGGCCCGTGCCGCGTCGGCCGCCTTCAACACGCCCGGGCGCGCCTACATCTCGATGCCGCCGCTGCCGGCGATCCAGTACCTGGTCGACGCCTCGGTTGCGGCGCCTGCACCCACCGTGCCGCACCGCCCGCCGCAGCGTTCCTTCGACGAACGCATCGGCTGGGTCATCGAGCTGATGGAGCGCCAGGCCGCCCGCCGCGGCGTCTGA
- a CDS encoding carotenoid 1,2-hydratase — protein MTERGRRWMRRSRDEFVIGPSRLHWDGESLLVEFDEIGVPIPRRVKGRVRVWPKALCRFVTSLDSGGRHRWGPIAPCSRIEVELDSPNARWSGHAYVDSNEGDEPIDRPFREWDWSRATMADGSTAVIYDVRQKRDGDRVIAERFLLDGSTESFEAPPRQPLPTTLWRIDRTMRTEPGVPAFVEQTLEDTPFYARSMVRSGLLGEVVTSVHETMLLPRVITLPVRLMLPWRMPRRS, from the coding sequence ATGACCGAACGCGGCCGCCGCTGGATGCGCCGCAGCCGCGACGAGTTCGTCATCGGCCCGAGCCGGCTGCACTGGGACGGCGAGTCGCTGCTCGTCGAGTTCGACGAAATCGGCGTGCCGATCCCGCGCCGCGTGAAGGGCCGGGTGCGCGTCTGGCCGAAGGCGCTGTGCCGCTTCGTCACCTCGCTGGACAGCGGCGGACGCCACCGCTGGGGGCCGATCGCGCCCTGCAGCCGCATCGAGGTCGAGCTCGACAGCCCGAACGCGCGCTGGAGCGGCCATGCCTACGTCGATTCCAACGAAGGCGACGAGCCGATCGACCGCCCGTTCCGCGAGTGGGACTGGTCGCGCGCGACGATGGCCGACGGCAGCACCGCGGTGATCTACGACGTGCGCCAGAAGCGCGACGGCGACCGCGTGATCGCCGAGCGTTTCCTGCTCGACGGCAGCACCGAGAGCTTCGAGGCGCCGCCGCGCCAGCCGCTGCCGACGACGCTGTGGCGCATCGACCGCACGATGCGCACCGAACCCGGCGTGCCGGCGTTCGTCGAGCAGACGCTCGAGGACACGCCGTTCTATGCGCGTTCGATGGTGCGTTCGGGGCTGCTCGGTGAGGTCGTGACCTCGGTGCACGAGACGATGCTGCTGCCGCGTGTGATCACGCTGCCGGTGCGGCTGATGCTGCCCTGGCGCATGCCGCGCCGCAGCTGA
- the puhC gene encoding photosynthetic complex assembly protein PuhC — protein sequence MSDNASRSQDLPRAALIAIGVLLAAVIVGVAAVRMSGQTIRAPDGDAVATRALRFEDRPDGSIAVIDGRDGVQLDSVQGEAGFLRGALRALARERMKRGLGPEQPFELVARNDGRLTLMDPATGQRIDLESFGPTNAGVFARLLKVDPQQAPAR from the coding sequence ATGAGCGACAACGCGTCCCGCTCCCAGGATCTGCCGCGTGCAGCGCTGATCGCCATCGGCGTGCTGCTCGCTGCCGTCATCGTCGGCGTCGCCGCGGTGCGCATGAGCGGGCAGACCATTCGCGCGCCCGACGGCGATGCCGTCGCGACGCGTGCCCTCCGATTCGAGGATCGACCCGACGGCAGCATCGCCGTCATCGATGGACGCGACGGCGTCCAGCTCGATTCGGTGCAGGGCGAGGCCGGGTTCCTCCGTGGGGCCCTGCGTGCACTCGCCCGCGAACGCATGAAGCGGGGTCTCGGCCCCGAACAGCCGTTCGAACTCGTCGCCCGGAACGACGGTCGACTGACGCTGATGGACCCGGCGACGGGCCAGCGCATCGACCTGGAGTCCTTCGGCCCGACCAACGCTGGCGTGTTCGCACGCCTGCTGAAGGTCGACCCCCAGCAGGCCCCGGCCCGCTGA